In Felis catus isolate Fca126 chromosome E1, F.catus_Fca126_mat1.0, whole genome shotgun sequence, the following proteins share a genomic window:
- the USP36 gene encoding ubiquitin carboxyl-terminal hydrolase 36 isoform X2, which produces MPIVDKLKEALKPGRKDSADDGELGKLLASSAKKVLLQKIEFEPASKSFSYQLESLKSKYVLLNPKTEGASRHRSGDEPQARRQGSEHAYESCGDGVPAPQKVLFPTERLSLNWERVYRVGAGLHNLGNTCFLNSTVQCLTYTPPLANYLLSKEHARNCHQGSFCMLCVMQNHIVQAFANSGNAIKPVSFIRDLKKIARHFRFGNQEDAHEFLRYTIDAMQKACLNGCAKLDRQTQATTLVHQIFGGYLRSRVKCSVCKSVSDTYDPYLDVALEIRQAANIVRALELFVKPDVLSGENAYMCAKCKKKVPASKRFTIHRTSNVLTLSLKRFANFSGGKITKDVGYPEFLNLRPYMSQSSGEPVMYGLYAVLVHSGYSCHAGHYYCYVKASNGQWYQMNDSSVRSSNIKVVLNQQAYVLFYMQIPGSKKSPDGSLPRTASSAPGRAGVVADRFRKNVGNGTLCSPLTGKRLDPATLKKLQATEELGVLVSRNGSVLGLKSQNGYVPPKPPLGSPSPRLSKTPPNTPTILDEPGKKVKKPTPLHFVSPSRRASQGLHGTGTGSGGRGEGHRPGSWDGRAAAPSTSPRLPAGVTASGPAAGSERPEPDRRGSGGPSPEHSASSDPTKAPPTPESGAAPSGDSQGTNPRALPGGEDSKAAKPKPPVLSTTATEPASIMSPPPAKKLALSAKKASTLRRAAGNDLRPPLSPLSDLTYPRKTTHPVAASAWPVGAIRALSPAPRPSSRPKLPVGPCSSLSSSPQPLGTSDPQSCSSASAPLPQVNGGFRAPPHQLPEASKPPRSLCKKRKRNRRGETQGRGSETCALAAAPPGKRRKKKGKRAEAVDASPLQEGQVQRQHRGLERRKEGRAEVPVDRLEEEGGRQQENGQQAGCHVSGRKRRREGAEGLGAEDGLPQDPPWHSCSLLDVTESEASAASPRKKKKKRRQQESRQEVQENGLPEACRGETQRGPAVPGSQPSPAVNGRRPGDRAGQARAPRVSWVRDGEADVLQELLEYSSDKAYGRKVLTWDGEVSAVSQDAIQDSRWARAATVIDDWDEEFDRGKEKKVKKFKKEKKRTFNAFQKLQSRRNFWSVTHPAKATSLSYRR; this is translated from the exons ATGCCAATAGTCGATAAGTTGAAGGAAGCCCTGAAACCCGGCCGCAAGGACTCGGCTGACGATGGAGAGCTGGGGAAGCTCCTGGCCTCCTCTGCCAAGAAAGTCCTTCTACAGAAGATTGAGTTCGAGCCAGCCAGCAAGAGTTTCTCCTATCAGCTGGAGTCCTTAAAGAGCAAATATGTCTTGCTGAACCCTAAAACGGAGGGAGCCAGTCGCCACAGGAGTGGAGATGAGCCTCAGGCCAGGAGACAGG GCAGCGAGCACGCGTACGAGAGCTGTGGGGACGGTGTCCCCGCCCCACAGAAAGTGCTCTTCCCCACCGAGCGGCTGTCTCTAAACTGGGAGCGGGTGTACCGCGTGGGAGCGGGGCTCCACAACCTCGGCAACACCTGCTTCTTGAACTCGACCGTACAGTGCTTGACCTACACCCCGCCTCTGGCCAACTACCTGCTCTCCAAGGAGCATGCTCGCAACT GTCACCAAGGCAGCTTCTGCATGCTGTGCGTCATGCAGAACCACATTGTGCAGGCCTTCGCCAACAGCGGCAACGCCATCAAGCCCGTCTCCTTCATCCGAGACCTGAAAA AGATTGCCCGGCATTTCCGCTTTGGGAACCAGGAGGATGCACACGAATTTCTGCGGTACACCATCGACGCCATGCAGAAGGCCTGTTTGAATGGCTGTGCCAA GTTGGATCGTCAGACGCAGGCAACCACCCTGGTCCATCAGATTTTTGGAGGCTATCTCAGATCGCGTG TGAAATGCTCGGTGTGCAAAAGCGTCTCAGACACGTACGACCCCTACTTGGACGTAGCGCTGGAGATCCGG CAAGCCGCTAATATTGTGCGCGCTCTGGAGCTTTTTGTGAAGCCAGATGTCCTGAGTGGAGAGAACGCCTATATGTGTGCAAA ATGCAAGAAGAAGGTTCCGGCCAGCAAACGCTTCACCATCCACAGAACGTCCAACGTCTTAACCCTCTCCCTCAAACGCTTTGCCAACTTCAGTGGGGGAAAGATCACGAAG GATGTAGGCTACCCGGAATTCCTGAACCTCCGTCCGTACATGTCCCAGAGCAGCGGCGAGCCCGTCATGTATGGGCTGTACGCGGTCCTCGTGCACTCTGGCTACAGCTGCCACGCGGGCCACTACTACTGCTACGTGAAG GCAAGCAACGGACAGTGGTACCAGATGAACGATTCCTCGGTCCGTTCCAGCAACATCAAGGTGGTTCTGAACCAGCAGGCCTACGTGCTCTTCTATATGCA AATCCCGGGCTCTAAGAAGAGTCCTGACGGCTCCCTCCCCAGGACGGCGTCCTCCGCTCCCGGCCGGGCAGGTGTGGTCGCCGACCGCTTCAGGAAGAATGTTGGCAACGGGACTCTTTGCTCCCCGCTGACCGGAAAG CGACTGGACCCCGCGACGCTGAAGAAGCTACAGGCCACTGAGGAGCTCGGCGTGCTTGTTTCCAGAAACGGCTCCGTGTTGGGTCTGAAGTCTCAGAATGGATATGTTCCTCCAAAGCCACCCTTGGGGTCCCCTTCCCCCCGACTCTCCAAAACACCCCCCAACACTCCGACCATTCTGGATGAGCCCGGAAAGAAAGTCAAGAAGCCGACTCCCCTGCACTTCGTGTCCCCGTCACGCAGAGCTTCTCAGGGGCTCCACGGTACCGGCACCGGGAGCGGCGGCAGGGGCGAGGGCCACAGGCCCGGCTCCTGGGACGGCAGGGCTGCTGCCCCCTCTACCTCACCCAGGCTCCCGGCCGGAGTGACTGCCAGCGGGCCCGCGGCGGGCAGCGAGCGTCCCGAGCCCGACAGGAGGGGTTCCGGCGGTCCCAGCCCGGAGCACTCCGCCAGCAGCGACCCCACCAAGGCCCCCCCAACGCCCGAGAGCGGAGCCGCCCCCTCGGGTGATTCTCAGGGAACAAACCCCAGAGCGCTGCCGGGCGGAGAGGACTCCAAGGCGGCGAAGCCCAAGCCCCCCGTCCTGAGCACCACCGCCACTGAGCCCGCAAGCATCATGTCTCCTCCACCAGCCAAAAAACTGGCCCTTTCTGCCAAGAAG GCCAGCACCCTGCGGAGGGCAGCCGGCAATGACCTCCGTCCACCCCTCTCACCATTGTCCGACCTCACCTACCCCAGGAAAACCACTCACCCGGTCGCCGCCTCCGCCTGGCCTGTCGGTGCCATCAG GGCGCTCTCACCTGCTCCCAGACCATCCAGCCGTCCGAAGCTCCCCGTCGGCCCCTGCTCGTCACTGTCCAGTAGCCCCCAACCCCTCGGGACGTCAGACCCACAGAGCTGCTCCTCCGCCTCTGCTCCCCTGCCTCAGGTCAACGGGGGCTTCCGGGCCCCTCCACACCAGCTGCCGGAGGCCAGCAAGCCCCCCCGGAGCCtctgtaagaagaggaagaggaaccgGAGGGGAGAGACGCAGGGGCGGGGCTCAGAGACGTGCGCCTTGGCCGCAGCCCCTCccgggaagaggagaaagaagaaggggaaaCGCGCGGAGGCCGTGGACGCCTCccccctgcaggaggggcaggtgcagaggCAGCACCGGGGCCTCGAGCGCAGGAAGGAGGGCCGGGCGGAGGTGCCCGTGGAccgcctggaggaggagggcggaCGGCAGCAAGAGAACGGCCAGCAAGCGGGGTGCCACGTGAGCGGCAGGAAGAGGAGGCGGGAGGGAGCCGAGGGCCTCGGCGCCGAAGACGGCCTCCCGCAGGACCCACCGTGGCACAG CTGTTCTCTCTTGGATGTCACCGAGTCAGAGGCCAGTGCAGCATctccaaggaaaaagaaaaagaaaagaaggcagcaGGAGTCACGGCAGGAAGTACAAGAGAACGGGCTCCCCGAAGCCTGCAGGGGCGAGACGCAGAGGGGCCCTGCCGTCCCTGGGAGCCAGCCCTCACCGGCCGTGAACGGCAGGCGGCCCGGGGACCGAGCAG GGCAGGCACGGGCTCCTCGCGTGTCCTGGGTCCGAGACGGGGAGGCCGACGTGCTCCAGGAGCTGCTTGAGTATTCCTCAGATAAAGCCTACGGGAGGAAAG TGTTGACGTGGGACGGTGAGGTGTCGGCCGTCAGTCAGGACGCCATTCAGGACAGCAGATGGGCCCGCGCGGCCACGGTGATCGACGACTGGGACGAAGAGTTCGATCGAGGGAAG gaaaagaaagtgaaaaagttcaagaaagagaagaaaagaacctTCAACGCCTTCCAGAAACTTCAGAGTAGACGGAACTTTTGGTCTGTGACTCACCCAGCTAAGGCTACCAGCCTCAGTTACCGCCGCTGA
- the USP36 gene encoding ubiquitin carboxyl-terminal hydrolase 36 isoform X4: MGRVAGAAHCHSLEGCGLLSRLDRQTQATTLVHQIFGGYLRSRVKCSVCKSVSDTYDPYLDVALEIRQAANIVRALELFVKPDVLSGENAYMCAKCKKKVPASKRFTIHRTSNVLTLSLKRFANFSGGKITKDVGYPEFLNLRPYMSQSSGEPVMYGLYAVLVHSGYSCHAGHYYCYVKASNGQWYQMNDSSVRSSNIKVVLNQQAYVLFYMQIPGSKKSPDGSLPRTASSAPGRAGVVADRFRKNVGNGTLCSPLTGKRLDPATLKKLQATEELGVLVSRNGSVLGLKSQNGYVPPKPPLGSPSPRLSKTPPNTPTILDEPGKKVKKPTPLHFVSPSRRASQGLHGTGTGSGGRGEGHRPGSWDGRAAAPSTSPRLPAGVTASGPAAGSERPEPDRRGSGGPSPEHSASSDPTKAPPTPESGAAPSGDSQGTNPRALPGGEDSKAAKPKPPVLSTTATEPASIMSPPPAKKLALSAKKASTLRRAAGNDLRPPLSPLSDLTYPRKTTHPVAASAWPVGAIRALSPAPRPSSRPKLPVGPCSSLSSSPQPLGTSDPQSCSSASAPLPQVNGGFRAPPHQLPEASKPPRSLCKKRKRNRRGETQGRGSETCALAAAPPGKRRKKKGKRAEAVDASPLQEGQVQRQHRGLERRKEGRAEVPVDRLEEEGGRQQENGQQAGCHVSGRKRRREGAEGLGAEDGLPQDPPWHSSCSLLDVTESEASAASPRKKKKKRRQQESRQEVQENGLPEACRGETQRGPAVPGSQPSPAVNGRRPGDRAGQARAPRVSWVRDGEADVLQELLEYSSDKAYGRKVLTWDGEVSAVSQDAIQDSRWARAATVIDDWDEEFDRGKEKKVKKFKKEKKRTFNAFQKLQSRRNFWSVTHPAKATSLSYRR; encoded by the exons ATGGGCCGTGTG GCGGGGGCTGCTCACTGTCATTCCCTTGAAGGCTGTGGCCTCCTTTCCAGGTTGGATCGTCAGACGCAGGCAACCACCCTGGTCCATCAGATTTTTGGAGGCTATCTCAGATCGCGTG TGAAATGCTCGGTGTGCAAAAGCGTCTCAGACACGTACGACCCCTACTTGGACGTAGCGCTGGAGATCCGG CAAGCCGCTAATATTGTGCGCGCTCTGGAGCTTTTTGTGAAGCCAGATGTCCTGAGTGGAGAGAACGCCTATATGTGTGCAAA ATGCAAGAAGAAGGTTCCGGCCAGCAAACGCTTCACCATCCACAGAACGTCCAACGTCTTAACCCTCTCCCTCAAACGCTTTGCCAACTTCAGTGGGGGAAAGATCACGAAG GATGTAGGCTACCCGGAATTCCTGAACCTCCGTCCGTACATGTCCCAGAGCAGCGGCGAGCCCGTCATGTATGGGCTGTACGCGGTCCTCGTGCACTCTGGCTACAGCTGCCACGCGGGCCACTACTACTGCTACGTGAAG GCAAGCAACGGACAGTGGTACCAGATGAACGATTCCTCGGTCCGTTCCAGCAACATCAAGGTGGTTCTGAACCAGCAGGCCTACGTGCTCTTCTATATGCA AATCCCGGGCTCTAAGAAGAGTCCTGACGGCTCCCTCCCCAGGACGGCGTCCTCCGCTCCCGGCCGGGCAGGTGTGGTCGCCGACCGCTTCAGGAAGAATGTTGGCAACGGGACTCTTTGCTCCCCGCTGACCGGAAAG CGACTGGACCCCGCGACGCTGAAGAAGCTACAGGCCACTGAGGAGCTCGGCGTGCTTGTTTCCAGAAACGGCTCCGTGTTGGGTCTGAAGTCTCAGAATGGATATGTTCCTCCAAAGCCACCCTTGGGGTCCCCTTCCCCCCGACTCTCCAAAACACCCCCCAACACTCCGACCATTCTGGATGAGCCCGGAAAGAAAGTCAAGAAGCCGACTCCCCTGCACTTCGTGTCCCCGTCACGCAGAGCTTCTCAGGGGCTCCACGGTACCGGCACCGGGAGCGGCGGCAGGGGCGAGGGCCACAGGCCCGGCTCCTGGGACGGCAGGGCTGCTGCCCCCTCTACCTCACCCAGGCTCCCGGCCGGAGTGACTGCCAGCGGGCCCGCGGCGGGCAGCGAGCGTCCCGAGCCCGACAGGAGGGGTTCCGGCGGTCCCAGCCCGGAGCACTCCGCCAGCAGCGACCCCACCAAGGCCCCCCCAACGCCCGAGAGCGGAGCCGCCCCCTCGGGTGATTCTCAGGGAACAAACCCCAGAGCGCTGCCGGGCGGAGAGGACTCCAAGGCGGCGAAGCCCAAGCCCCCCGTCCTGAGCACCACCGCCACTGAGCCCGCAAGCATCATGTCTCCTCCACCAGCCAAAAAACTGGCCCTTTCTGCCAAGAAG GCCAGCACCCTGCGGAGGGCAGCCGGCAATGACCTCCGTCCACCCCTCTCACCATTGTCCGACCTCACCTACCCCAGGAAAACCACTCACCCGGTCGCCGCCTCCGCCTGGCCTGTCGGTGCCATCAG GGCGCTCTCACCTGCTCCCAGACCATCCAGCCGTCCGAAGCTCCCCGTCGGCCCCTGCTCGTCACTGTCCAGTAGCCCCCAACCCCTCGGGACGTCAGACCCACAGAGCTGCTCCTCCGCCTCTGCTCCCCTGCCTCAGGTCAACGGGGGCTTCCGGGCCCCTCCACACCAGCTGCCGGAGGCCAGCAAGCCCCCCCGGAGCCtctgtaagaagaggaagaggaaccgGAGGGGAGAGACGCAGGGGCGGGGCTCAGAGACGTGCGCCTTGGCCGCAGCCCCTCccgggaagaggagaaagaagaaggggaaaCGCGCGGAGGCCGTGGACGCCTCccccctgcaggaggggcaggtgcagaggCAGCACCGGGGCCTCGAGCGCAGGAAGGAGGGCCGGGCGGAGGTGCCCGTGGAccgcctggaggaggagggcggaCGGCAGCAAGAGAACGGCCAGCAAGCGGGGTGCCACGTGAGCGGCAGGAAGAGGAGGCGGGAGGGAGCCGAGGGCCTCGGCGCCGAAGACGGCCTCCCGCAGGACCCACCGTGGCACAG CAGCTGTTCTCTCTTGGATGTCACCGAGTCAGAGGCCAGTGCAGCATctccaaggaaaaagaaaaagaaaagaaggcagcaGGAGTCACGGCAGGAAGTACAAGAGAACGGGCTCCCCGAAGCCTGCAGGGGCGAGACGCAGAGGGGCCCTGCCGTCCCTGGGAGCCAGCCCTCACCGGCCGTGAACGGCAGGCGGCCCGGGGACCGAGCAG GGCAGGCACGGGCTCCTCGCGTGTCCTGGGTCCGAGACGGGGAGGCCGACGTGCTCCAGGAGCTGCTTGAGTATTCCTCAGATAAAGCCTACGGGAGGAAAG TGTTGACGTGGGACGGTGAGGTGTCGGCCGTCAGTCAGGACGCCATTCAGGACAGCAGATGGGCCCGCGCGGCCACGGTGATCGACGACTGGGACGAAGAGTTCGATCGAGGGAAG gaaaagaaagtgaaaaagttcaagaaagagaagaaaagaacctTCAACGCCTTCCAGAAACTTCAGAGTAGACGGAACTTTTGGTCTGTGACTCACCCAGCTAAGGCTACCAGCCTCAGTTACCGCCGCTGA
- the USP36 gene encoding ubiquitin carboxyl-terminal hydrolase 36 isoform X3, whose protein sequence is MPIVDKLKEALKPGRKDSADDGELGKLLASSAKKVLLQKIEFEPASKSFSYQLESLKSKYVLLNPKTEGASRHRSGDEPQARRQGSEHAYESCGDGVPAPQKVLFPTERLSLNWERVYRVGAGLHNLGNTCFLNSTVQCLTYTPPLANYLLSKEHARNCHQGSFCMLCVMQNHIVQAFANSGNAIKPVSFIRDLKKIARHFRFGNQEDAHEFLRYTIDAMQKACLNGCAKLDRQTQATTLVHQIFGGYLRSRVKCSVCKSVSDTYDPYLDVALEIRQAANIVRALELFVKPDVLSGENAYMCAKCKKKVPASKRFTIHRTSNVLTLSLKRFANFSGGKITKDVGYPEFLNLRPYMSQSSGEPVMYGLYAVLVHSGYSCHAGHYYCYVKASNGQWYQMNDSSVRSSNIKVVLNQQAYVLFYMQIPGSKKSPDGSLPRTASSAPGRAGVVADRFRKNVGNGTLCSPLTGKRLDPATLKKLQATEELGVLVSRNGSVLGLKSQNGYVPPKPPLGSPSPRLSKTPPNTPTILDEPGKKVKKPTPLHFVSPSRRASQGLHGTGTGSGGRGEGHRPGSWDGRAAAPSTSPRLPAGVTASGPAAGSERPEPDRRGSGGPSPEHSASSDPTKAPPTPESGAAPSGDSQGTNPRALPGGEDSKAAKPKPPVLSTTATEPASIMSPPPAKKLALSAKKASTLRRAAGNDLRPPLSPLSDLTYPRKTTHPVAASAWPVGAIRPSSRPKLPVGPCSSLSSSPQPLGTSDPQSCSSASAPLPQVNGGFRAPPHQLPEASKPPRSLCKKRKRNRRGETQGRGSETCALAAAPPGKRRKKKGKRAEAVDASPLQEGQVQRQHRGLERRKEGRAEVPVDRLEEEGGRQQENGQQAGCHVSGRKRRREGAEGLGAEDGLPQDPPWHSSCSLLDVTESEASAASPRKKKKKRRQQESRQEVQENGLPEACRGETQRGPAVPGSQPSPAVNGRRPGDRAGQARAPRVSWVRDGEADVLQELLEYSSDKAYGRKVLTWDGEVSAVSQDAIQDSRWARAATVIDDWDEEFDRGKEKKVKKFKKEKKRTFNAFQKLQSRRNFWSVTHPAKATSLSYRR, encoded by the exons ATGCCAATAGTCGATAAGTTGAAGGAAGCCCTGAAACCCGGCCGCAAGGACTCGGCTGACGATGGAGAGCTGGGGAAGCTCCTGGCCTCCTCTGCCAAGAAAGTCCTTCTACAGAAGATTGAGTTCGAGCCAGCCAGCAAGAGTTTCTCCTATCAGCTGGAGTCCTTAAAGAGCAAATATGTCTTGCTGAACCCTAAAACGGAGGGAGCCAGTCGCCACAGGAGTGGAGATGAGCCTCAGGCCAGGAGACAGG GCAGCGAGCACGCGTACGAGAGCTGTGGGGACGGTGTCCCCGCCCCACAGAAAGTGCTCTTCCCCACCGAGCGGCTGTCTCTAAACTGGGAGCGGGTGTACCGCGTGGGAGCGGGGCTCCACAACCTCGGCAACACCTGCTTCTTGAACTCGACCGTACAGTGCTTGACCTACACCCCGCCTCTGGCCAACTACCTGCTCTCCAAGGAGCATGCTCGCAACT GTCACCAAGGCAGCTTCTGCATGCTGTGCGTCATGCAGAACCACATTGTGCAGGCCTTCGCCAACAGCGGCAACGCCATCAAGCCCGTCTCCTTCATCCGAGACCTGAAAA AGATTGCCCGGCATTTCCGCTTTGGGAACCAGGAGGATGCACACGAATTTCTGCGGTACACCATCGACGCCATGCAGAAGGCCTGTTTGAATGGCTGTGCCAA GTTGGATCGTCAGACGCAGGCAACCACCCTGGTCCATCAGATTTTTGGAGGCTATCTCAGATCGCGTG TGAAATGCTCGGTGTGCAAAAGCGTCTCAGACACGTACGACCCCTACTTGGACGTAGCGCTGGAGATCCGG CAAGCCGCTAATATTGTGCGCGCTCTGGAGCTTTTTGTGAAGCCAGATGTCCTGAGTGGAGAGAACGCCTATATGTGTGCAAA ATGCAAGAAGAAGGTTCCGGCCAGCAAACGCTTCACCATCCACAGAACGTCCAACGTCTTAACCCTCTCCCTCAAACGCTTTGCCAACTTCAGTGGGGGAAAGATCACGAAG GATGTAGGCTACCCGGAATTCCTGAACCTCCGTCCGTACATGTCCCAGAGCAGCGGCGAGCCCGTCATGTATGGGCTGTACGCGGTCCTCGTGCACTCTGGCTACAGCTGCCACGCGGGCCACTACTACTGCTACGTGAAG GCAAGCAACGGACAGTGGTACCAGATGAACGATTCCTCGGTCCGTTCCAGCAACATCAAGGTGGTTCTGAACCAGCAGGCCTACGTGCTCTTCTATATGCA AATCCCGGGCTCTAAGAAGAGTCCTGACGGCTCCCTCCCCAGGACGGCGTCCTCCGCTCCCGGCCGGGCAGGTGTGGTCGCCGACCGCTTCAGGAAGAATGTTGGCAACGGGACTCTTTGCTCCCCGCTGACCGGAAAG CGACTGGACCCCGCGACGCTGAAGAAGCTACAGGCCACTGAGGAGCTCGGCGTGCTTGTTTCCAGAAACGGCTCCGTGTTGGGTCTGAAGTCTCAGAATGGATATGTTCCTCCAAAGCCACCCTTGGGGTCCCCTTCCCCCCGACTCTCCAAAACACCCCCCAACACTCCGACCATTCTGGATGAGCCCGGAAAGAAAGTCAAGAAGCCGACTCCCCTGCACTTCGTGTCCCCGTCACGCAGAGCTTCTCAGGGGCTCCACGGTACCGGCACCGGGAGCGGCGGCAGGGGCGAGGGCCACAGGCCCGGCTCCTGGGACGGCAGGGCTGCTGCCCCCTCTACCTCACCCAGGCTCCCGGCCGGAGTGACTGCCAGCGGGCCCGCGGCGGGCAGCGAGCGTCCCGAGCCCGACAGGAGGGGTTCCGGCGGTCCCAGCCCGGAGCACTCCGCCAGCAGCGACCCCACCAAGGCCCCCCCAACGCCCGAGAGCGGAGCCGCCCCCTCGGGTGATTCTCAGGGAACAAACCCCAGAGCGCTGCCGGGCGGAGAGGACTCCAAGGCGGCGAAGCCCAAGCCCCCCGTCCTGAGCACCACCGCCACTGAGCCCGCAAGCATCATGTCTCCTCCACCAGCCAAAAAACTGGCCCTTTCTGCCAAGAAG GCCAGCACCCTGCGGAGGGCAGCCGGCAATGACCTCCGTCCACCCCTCTCACCATTGTCCGACCTCACCTACCCCAGGAAAACCACTCACCCGGTCGCCGCCTCCGCCTGGCCTGTCGGTGCCATCAG ACCATCCAGCCGTCCGAAGCTCCCCGTCGGCCCCTGCTCGTCACTGTCCAGTAGCCCCCAACCCCTCGGGACGTCAGACCCACAGAGCTGCTCCTCCGCCTCTGCTCCCCTGCCTCAGGTCAACGGGGGCTTCCGGGCCCCTCCACACCAGCTGCCGGAGGCCAGCAAGCCCCCCCGGAGCCtctgtaagaagaggaagaggaaccgGAGGGGAGAGACGCAGGGGCGGGGCTCAGAGACGTGCGCCTTGGCCGCAGCCCCTCccgggaagaggagaaagaagaaggggaaaCGCGCGGAGGCCGTGGACGCCTCccccctgcaggaggggcaggtgcagaggCAGCACCGGGGCCTCGAGCGCAGGAAGGAGGGCCGGGCGGAGGTGCCCGTGGAccgcctggaggaggagggcggaCGGCAGCAAGAGAACGGCCAGCAAGCGGGGTGCCACGTGAGCGGCAGGAAGAGGAGGCGGGAGGGAGCCGAGGGCCTCGGCGCCGAAGACGGCCTCCCGCAGGACCCACCGTGGCACAG CAGCTGTTCTCTCTTGGATGTCACCGAGTCAGAGGCCAGTGCAGCATctccaaggaaaaagaaaaagaaaagaaggcagcaGGAGTCACGGCAGGAAGTACAAGAGAACGGGCTCCCCGAAGCCTGCAGGGGCGAGACGCAGAGGGGCCCTGCCGTCCCTGGGAGCCAGCCCTCACCGGCCGTGAACGGCAGGCGGCCCGGGGACCGAGCAG GGCAGGCACGGGCTCCTCGCGTGTCCTGGGTCCGAGACGGGGAGGCCGACGTGCTCCAGGAGCTGCTTGAGTATTCCTCAGATAAAGCCTACGGGAGGAAAG TGTTGACGTGGGACGGTGAGGTGTCGGCCGTCAGTCAGGACGCCATTCAGGACAGCAGATGGGCCCGCGCGGCCACGGTGATCGACGACTGGGACGAAGAGTTCGATCGAGGGAAG gaaaagaaagtgaaaaagttcaagaaagagaagaaaagaacctTCAACGCCTTCCAGAAACTTCAGAGTAGACGGAACTTTTGGTCTGTGACTCACCCAGCTAAGGCTACCAGCCTCAGTTACCGCCGCTGA